From Lewinellaceae bacterium:
CTTGCGCAAAATGACGGTAGAGCCCGTATTCGGGATTATCAAGGAAATCATGGGCTTCCGCCGGTTTTCTTTCAGGGGCGAAGTAGCTATTAATGGCGAATGGCTCCTTGTTTGTAGCGCTTTCAACCTCAAAAGGCTTTTTGTATTGATAAACGCATAAAAATAGGCCCGAAAGGCGGGTTTATAGCCAAAAAGGTATGTCACAGAAGGCTGATAAGCCTGCTGGGCTTCGATAACAGGCCAAATTGAAACCAACTGGCCCGTCGCGCCGGGCCATCTTTGGCCGCTGGGCCGCGGCGCTGAGCTGCCTGAGGCTTGCATACAGGGGCGTCAGGGAGTTCTCCGACAGGCTGCTAGGAGCCTGTCGGAGAAGTGTTGGTGAGGCGAGAACAAGCAAATATTATTCTGAACGAGGCGCGATGAAGGAGCATAGTGGCGCTACGCGACTGAAAAGCAACGAAGTGCAGAACAATATTTGTCGTTCGCCGTCCATCAAATACTTCTCCGGCTGGCTCCTAGGACTTCTGCTCATGAAATGGGACATCTTTTAGGACTTGGACATCGTAATCATGATACAAGTAATCTTATGGCACAAGGTCAATCATATAAAAGAGGTAATGATATTAACTCCACGCAACTATTGACTATTCAAAAGTCTTTAATATCTCCAACCTTTCTTTCTGCGCGTCTGAATCATGGTAATAACAGGCAATATGGAATGGCTTTATATCCTTTTAGATTTGTAAAGGAGTTGTTCAAAGATGAAGATTTAAAATACATGTAGTTTAAGACAAAACTCTTTTTGAGCTTTACACTTACAGCATTCTAAAAAGCTGAGGTTATGGGTTTAAATGGCTACAGATAAAGCATATATCTGTATTTAAGCTGTTTGAAAAATGAACTAAAGGACATGAAAAAAACACTAAAGTTAATTTTAGCAATCATATTGCCTTTTTTTGTTTTTGAGGTGTATTACTATTCTATAGAAGGGGGTAACATTGTCTTTTTCATACAAGATGAAAGAGTATTTAGTGACAGTTCGGAAACAGTAATTATTGAATATGAAGGTAAGCATGAAGAATTTGTATTAGATAGAGAACAATTAGTGATCGGCGGACATGCATATGATAACTTTTCTTTCGATGTGATGAAAGTTCATCGGGATAGCCTTAAGTCTAGTGTGTCTAAAACCTATCCCATTGTTCAATGGATTGTTATCAACGTATATAATGATAGTACTATTGTAACCTCAAATTTCACACCAATATTATTACAATAATACCCCCGATGCCTATCGGGGACTACCCCATTTGGCATGAACCACCTGGGGCCGTGCTTCGTCCGCCATAGCCCCTAAGGGCGAAGGCGGGGTACGAGACGGTGGCGCCAGCTGTAGCGCACCGCCGTCGCCAGAGGCTATGGCGGTCAAAGAGCGGAAGTCCCGGACGTAGCTTCGGGAAGAATAAGTACTTGTATAATGGGAAGGAGCTTAGCACTGACTACGAAATCAACCTCTACGAGTACGGGGCGCGGTGGTATGATCCGGCCACGTCCCGCTTCACCTCCATCGACAGGTTCGCCGAGAAGTATGCTTTCCAGTCCCCGTACACCTACGCCGCCAACAACCCGGTTAAGTTCATCGATGTCAATGGGGATTCTATCAACGTAGCAGCAGTTGCATCAGCTAGTCCAGAAGAGTGGGCTCAAACACTTTCAGAGCTTCAGGAATTTACCGGCCTTGAATTGAGCATCGATAAGTCAGGAAACATGGCTTATAAAAAATCTGAGGGAAAACTATCCGGTAGTAATAAAATAAGGCGACAACTTGGTAGTAACTTTGGCCAAAGAATGGTTTATAACCAATTCATCGTGCCAAGTGATCGAACCAATGAATATCATGCTTTCTCAAGATCAGCACTAAGAAGTTTAGTAGCGGGTAAAGTTCCAACTGGTGGATACGTAAAAGTTCCAAGATGATAGCGTTAATTAAAAGTTTAGCAATTTTTTTGATCCTTTCAATTGTAGTTATAGGAAGGCTTAAAGGACAGGAATGTCCTGGGTGCTACTTTTCAGCAGCTACCTTAGCAGTACAGAATGATGCGGAACTACAAAGTAAAATAAAGATGCTTTTCCCTAAGTTGACTCATCGTAAAAAGGCGATAGAATTTAGGATAGATACCCGTATCGAATATATTCCGTTGTACAATGCATTTGAAGGGAGTAAAGAACAGGCGGTACATTGCATGAGTCAGGAGGCGTAGGCCTTTCGTGTTTTAAAATCCCTCAATAGCGAATCCACTACTTTGTAGAGTACAGCTTTTTCCTCTTCCGGTAAAGTAGAAATCTCTTCCAGGCGGCTGAGTGCCTGTTGATCGACCTCCAGGGAAGTTTGCCCGACGAGATAATCCAGGGAAACTTCCAGGGCTTCAGCCATATTGACTACTACTTCAATAGACGGTTTTATATCCCCTTGTTCGTTACGACGTATCGCCGTACACGGCCTGAAGTCCAGAGCTTCTGCCCTACAAAACAAAGCAAAACCCCTCCGCTACCCCCCTATCAAAAAGGCCCTCCCAAAACCACCAAAAACTACCCCTGAAAACCTGTCAACTTTGAAATTAAATGGCAGCTTTTTTTCGGAATTATTTGGCACCCTACTTTCATTGAAAAGGTAACGAGAATTGGCTCAATTTCGGTTATCTTTCATTGTCCCGTACCCGTTTAATGATTTTGCAAGTAGTACCATAGCTGACGGAATTTGCAGTTTCCTCTCTAATTCTATTAATACTGAAGTTCGTTTCTCTTGCCAATTCTTCAATCACTTTAATTAGGTGAGGAGGTGTTTTCGGACGCCCTATTCTCTTCCCTTTTGTTTCAGCTGCTATCATGCCTGCTCTTACCCGTTCTCCGTGAATAGTAGATTTGAAGTTCAACATGGCTTTAATGGTGGTGAGCATGATTTCGCTCCTCGAGCCATTAGTATCCATTTGATCTTGCATACTGACGAAGCGAATATTCAGAGAATCGAATTCTTGCAGAGCGGTGGCCAGATGGGACAAATTACAAGCGAAACCATCAAGTTTCCACACCAGGACACAATCAAATTGGCAATGTCGAGCTGCCTGCATCAATTGCCCTAATTGAAGGCGGTTTTCTAGGCTAAAGGAATCGGTAATATCCAGATACTCATTAATGACCTCAAGGCCAGAATGTTTGGCATACCCTATCAACCCCTCCCTTTGCTTATTGAAGTTTTGATTTGAAGAACGGAGATTCATGTAAATTACCGTCCGGTGTTTCTTTTTCATGATGTTATGTTGAATAGCGTTAAGCCTGTCCAATAACCAGGCAATTTCGGGCAGCAAGGACTACTTCCTGAGTAATGCGTTGAAACTTATTGATTTGTTGAATGCGGTTGATTTGAGTAAAAATGCGGTGGATAAGCCGAAAGTTACCATTCGTAACACGAGCAATGGTTTTGAGCGCTTCTACATCAGAAAATTGGTTTCTATCTAATTCCAATCCCAGGTTTTGCCAATTGCGCTCAAAGATAAATTCCATTTCATCTGCACTTAAAGGGCGAAATTCGTGTGCAAAGCCCACCCTGGAATAGAGTTGAGGATAACGAGCCAAGCGCTTTTCGAAGCCCGGCATGCCAATTAAAATCAAGCCAAAACCATATTCATCATAAAGGTGGCGAAGTTGTTCCAATGACTTATAACTCAAGCAGTCACTTTCATCTACAATTACAAGTGGGCATTGATACCTTGCCTCTCGAAGTAATCCAGTAGGATTCGCCTTGCCCTCTACTTTAGCCAATGCATTCCCAAATTTGAGTAGGTGCAGGTCAAAATATTCTGCAATCCGTTTTGGAGTATTGGCAACCGGGGCGGAGTAATAAATAGCTTTGCAGTTTTTAATGCCTTCTTCAAGCTTTTCATCCAGTTCATCAATCAGCTTGTAATGTTTAAATACTTCCCACCTGGCGTAATGCCAAGCCGAAAATGATTTGCCTACACCGGGTTTTCCATAGCAAAGGCCGATATACCGATACTGCTCACAGGCGTCGGCAAATTCTTCAAAACGCAAGTGTTCTTTGGTAAGGATGAAGTGCTGCCGGCCAAAAGTTGTTTTATTCATTTCTGTACAGTTTCAATCGGCTCTTCTTCTTAATTGTGCTCGTTTCAGGACTGGGTTCGGAAGAATTATGGGTATCTCTTAACAGTTGCTTGGCATCGTTAATTTCTTTTCGTAGGCCACGTTTTACCTTCTGTCGCGCCTTTTTGATTTCTTTGAGGCTAACAACCTGGCCGGCAATATCCTGGCAGATAGCCGGGCAGATAAATTCTCCATCCAGATAGACTCGAATTTCCGCCAAATCTCTGGGGTCGTATCGAACCGTTACCTGCTCTCCGACAAAGGCTGCCAGGGTGGGGCTCATGTAACGAAATTGCTTGAACCGAATCCCATCCCGGTGCACTTTTCTGGATTTTGGCACCGTCAATAGCAGTAAATCCAATTGCTCAAGCGATTCAGGCAATTGCGGTAGAAACCCATCCCCCAACCATCGCTCAATGGGCGGCACTCCGGTTACACTATGAGGCGTTTGGTGATAGGTATGAATAATAAAATCCTCCAGTTTTACAGAAAATTGTTCTAAAGCCAGGCTAGCTTTTGCTCTGGTAGCATCTCCGGGCGCATAGCCTGGCAACTCTTCTAACAATTGCTGGAGCAAAGTCAGAAAAAAACGTTCTACTCTGCCTTTTCCCTGGGGCCTGCCTGGAATGGAATTAATCATCCGAATTTTTAAGGAAGCGCACACTTTTTCAATATGTTCAGAGATAAAATCGCCGCCGTTATCTGTATAAAGTATCTCGGGAATACCGCAAACTTGCCATTGGGGGTTGTCCTTTCTCCAGATCGCTTGCCGCAATGCTAAAGCCGTATTGACAGCACAGGGATAATCAAAGGAAAGATAATACCCGCTTATGGCACGGCTGTAATCATCTTCAATAATAGTTAGCCAAGGCTTAGTTGGATTCCCTTTTTCATCCACTAACAATATATCCAGTAATGTGTGGTCAGCTTGCCAAATTTCATTAACGCAAGAGGTTTCTCGCCGGTAGATTAGTTCATATTTGTTCCGATAAGCAACGCTTCCCTCATGGGCCAGGGCAATCAATCTAGGGTCCATCTTTTGAACAATGTCGTAGATGACATTGTATTTCGGAGCAGCTTGTCCTTGTTGTTTGGCAAGGGCAGCTATTTTGCGATGAATAGTGGCAATGTTCAACCGCGGCTTTTGTAGGGCAAAGGCACGGGCCATCTGTTCCAACTCCTCAGATACAGAACGGCGCCTATTTTTATCACATCGCGGTTTAGCTTCCAAGCCAGAAAGCCCATGCTCTCGATATCGCTTGGCCCAACGCCGCATGGTTCTAAGCGGCACCTGCTTTTCCTGAGCAATGTGAGTAAGAGGAATGCCCTGTTCTAAATGAGGCTTGATGAGCTTGAACTTTTTTAGCGCTTCCATATTAGGCAGTAAATAAAACGTCCGTTTTCTTAAAAGGGAAGAATGGGCAAAATATTGGTAAAGAATATCCTAACAAGAAACAAAAAACTCGTAAATTTATCAACGTTAATTAACCCTTCTTTCAACTTTAGTTTATTAACTGACATAATATCGCCATGTTAATTGGATATGCCAGGGTTTCCACTTTTGATCAAAACTTGGACTTACAACAAGATGCTTTGAAAAAAGCAGGCTGTGACCGAGTCATTGTTGACACCGCCTCAGGGAAGAATGCCGAACGTCCCGGGTTGAATACCATAAAAGAAATCTTACGCCAGGGAGATACCCTGGTGGTATGGAGGCTGGATAGGCTGGGCCGCTCCCTCCAAGGCCTCATCGGATGGATCAATTATTTGGACCAGAAAGAGGTTGCTTTTCGAAGCTTACAGGAATCCATCGATACTACTACCCCTACGGGTAAACTGGTTTTTCACATCTTTGGAGCCTTAGCAGAATTTGAGCGGCATCTCATTCAGGAAAGGACGCAAGCAGGTTTAGCTGCTGCCCGTGCCAGAGGAAGGCTAGGAGGAAGGCCCATGTCTTTGAATGAGGATAAACGCAAAACAGTGGCCCAGCTCTATGAAGATGGTAAATTACAGGTAATGGAAATTTGTGAAATGTTCGGAATCTCCAAACCTACCTTATATAAATATGTGGCAGAGGCAAAAGCCAATAAAATGAATAGTGCCAAATAATTCCGAAAAAAAGCTGCCATTTAATTTCAAAGTTGACAAAAACCAACACCTTACAAATCCAAAATCCCTTATCAAAAACGAGTACCTTTATGATATGGAAAAACGTTTGAGAGCACTTTGAAAAAAGGGCTGGAGCTTTATCCCTAATGGACAATAAAACTTAATTTCATGGATAACCAGGTAGACATCTCTCGTTTAAAAGGCATCAAGATTTTGTACCAGGATGATTTCTACGAATATGCCAAAGTAGTCATCAAAATCATGGATGCTTATGGTGATTTCCAACGCAAGCAAGGAAAAATTGCGGGTATAGCTCGCCCAACTGTTTATGGCCTGGCCAGGAAATTTGCCTCTACGGCTGACCTCTATTTCCCGGAAAAGTATGTGTTGGAAATACTCGAAAAGCACGGATTTTCCGGCAAAGAAGTTTTGGATATAAAGGATTTAGGAAAATTGGACAGCGATGCTTCTGCCCGGCACAGGTAGTTTTGGGGCATAACAAAGCGCCCGAAAACTCCATTTCCCCTCCCCCACTCGGCCAAAACCCCTCAAAAGCTGTTAGACTAAAAAACCATCCTATTCTGACCATGACCAACCTGCCGCCCACCCAACCAGATCAGTTCATCCCCTTGCACACCTTCGTATCCCGGATGCCGCATGCCGAAGGCTTCCCGTACGCCACCCGGCTGAGCTTTGAGCCGCTGCTGCACTACCTGCAGGAAAAAGGAGAAAACAGCGAGCAGCCACTGAAAGGCCTGTACAAAAAACTGCATGCTCAGGTCATGCCCCTGCAGCAGCGCATCAACGACGGGCAAATCCCCGAAACGCTGGAAGGAGAAAGCGCCCTGGAAACCCTGATGTCCCTGTACTTTCCGCTGAACCAGCAGGAAGAAGGCAGGGCTTTTGCCGGCCAGCCCTTCGATTCGGGTTTTATGTTCCGCTCCCGGGCCATGAAGCAACTTTTTGAAAAGGAGAGCCTGGAGGTGCATTTTTCCGGAAAGAAGGACAAACTCAGCCAACCCGGCGCCGTGCTTAAAGCCGGCAGCCTCATCCTGCAGCGCTGTTACGGGCAGGCGATGAACGCCGTTTTCCCGGATGTCATCCGCCTCCGGGACCGGCAGACGAAGCTCGAATCCTACTACCGCTACAACATCGTCCTGGATTTTGTGCGCATCAAACCCCTCAAGCCGTTGCCTGAACTGAGCCGGGACCAGGCCAGCGAATTGCTCGACAACCTCTTCGACCAGGATTTGTGGCTGCAATGCTTCCCGCCGGAAAACTTCGCCTTCGAGGGCCTGGTGCTGGGGTACATGACCGACGTAACCGAGGCCGAAGTGTGGAGCAGGATGCAGGAGGGCCTGATCGGCGAATCACAGCACGACGGCAGGGAAATGCTGGACTTCCTGGAAAACCAGGTCCGCAATTACCTGCGGGAACCGGATTTGCGGGTGGGCGCCATGCCACTGTGGTGGCACGCCTCCAGGGAAGAGGTTATGAGGGCTAGTTTGCTGGAAGCGGCAACGGATAAGCTCGGCCGGCTACCCAGCGACATAGAAGGCTCTCCTTATCAGAAAGCGCTCCGGCAAAACGGGCCCCTGGTCATTGAAGACCTGGAAAAGGAACCTCCGAATCCGGTAGTTGGCCTGCTTCTGGAGCTGGGGTATAAAAATGTGATCCTGATCGCTCAAAAAAACGAGGATGGGGAAGCCATTGGCATGCTGGAGCTGGGGATGCCCCGCGCCCACAGCCTCAACAGCCTCACCCTGCTGAAACTCCGCGATGTTTTCGCGCTGGCCAACCTCAATTTCAACCGGGTGACCCGCGAGCTGCAGGATGCCGTGCAACTGGCCATTCAGCGGCGCTACACCTCCATTCACCAGAGCGTGCTGTGGAAATTTCGCCGGGCGGCTCAGCAATTGCTGTTCGAAGGACAGGACGCCGACGACAGCATCGTCTTCAAAGACGTCTACCCCCTTTACGGCCAGGCCGACATCGTCAGCTCTTCCTCCCTGCGCAGCGAATCCATCCGCGCCGACCTGCAGGACAACCTGGCCCTGCTGGAAGGGGTGCTGGAAAAATGCCTGGCGCAAAGCAGGTTCAACTTGCTGGACCACTACCTGCTCAAAGTGAAAAAACTGAAAAGCCGGATCGAAGAAGAGTTTTATTCCAGCGATGAGAATGTGGTGACCGACCTGTTGCTCTACGACGTCCATCCCTTCCTGCGCTACCTGGGCGAACAGGACGGCAGCCTCGGGGAAACGGTGCTGGAGCCCTACTTTCAGATGCTCGACCCTCAGCTCGGCATCCTCTACCGCCAGCGGAAGGACTACGAAAAGAGCGTGGAAAAGCTCAACATCCTGCTCGGCAAATTCATGGACGAGGAGCAGGAAAAAATGCAAAAACTGCTGCCCCACTACTTCGAAATTTACAAAACCGACGGCGTGGAATACAACATCTACCTCGGCCAGTCCATCCTGGAAGAAGGGCAGTTCCTCGATTACCACCTCAAGGACTTCCGCCTCTGGCAACTGGTGAGCCTGTGCGAAGCCACGCGGCTGGTCGAACGGGAAGCCCGGCGCTTTCCCACGCCCCTGTCCACCGCCCAGCTCATATTCGTCTACAACAACCCCATCAGCATCCGCTTCCGCATGGACGACAAGCGCTTCGACGTAGACGGCGCCTACAACGTGCGCTACGAGATCATCAAAAAGCGCATCGACAAGGCCACCATCAAAGGCACCGAAGAACGGCTCACCCAGCAGGGCAAGATCGCCATCGTCTACCTCCACGAAAAGGACCACCAGGAATACCTGGACTACATCGGTTACCTCGTTGAAAAGGGCTACGCCAGCCCCGAAGTGGAAGAGCTGGAACTGAACCGCCTGCAGGGAGCGGATGGGCTGAAGGCGTTGAGGGTGACGGTGGTGGGGTAAGGCGGAAAACAGGGTAGGCCTGTAAAGATTAGAGACGCAAATTTAGCGGCAATTAATGTTTTAAGCCAAATAATCGCTGAAATTACTTCTTAAAATTAGCGGCTATTTGTATATTTAGGCACATAACCGCTTAAATTGCATAGCACTATGTTTCAGGAACCCGTTCTAATCGGTAGAAAGAAAGAGATTGAGACACTAAAACGCGTACAGGATAGTTACAAATCGGAATTTATAATCCTTTATGGAAGAAGGCGGGTGGGCAAGACGTTCCTGGTTAATCAGCTATTTGACGGCCAGTTCACATTTCGCATGACCGCTTTGGCTAATGCTACAACCAAACAACAGTTATTGAATTTTCATACGGCCTTAATGGGTTTCGGCCCGGCCCTTGCCGATTTGTCGCCACCTTCGAGCTGGTTTGAAGCATTTCAATTGGTCATCAAACTAGCTGAAAAAGATAAACGAACCAGAAAGGTTATTTTCTTTGACGAAT
This genomic window contains:
- a CDS encoding RHS repeat-associated core domain-containing protein, with product MAPAVAHRRRQRLWRSKSGSPGRSFGKNKYLYNGKELSTDYEINLYEYGARWYDPATSRFTSIDRFAEKYAFQSPYTYAANNPVKFIDVNGDSINVAAVASASPEEWAQTLSELQEFTGLELSIDKSGNMAYKKSEGKLSGSNKIRRQLGSNFGQRMVYNQFIVPSDRTNEYHAFSRSALRSLVAGKVPTGGYVKVPR
- a CDS encoding helix-turn-helix transcriptional regulator, translating into MFCRAEALDFRPCTAIRRNEQGDIKPSIEVVVNMAEALEVSLDYLVGQTSLEVDQQALSRLEEISTLPEEEKAVLYKVVDSLLRDFKTRKAYAS
- a CDS encoding recombinase family protein codes for the protein MKKKHRTVIYMNLRSSNQNFNKQREGLIGYAKHSGLEVINEYLDITDSFSLENRLQLGQLMQAARHCQFDCVLVWKLDGFACNLSHLATALQEFDSLNIRFVSMQDQMDTNGSRSEIMLTTIKAMLNFKSTIHGERVRAGMIAAETKGKRIGRPKTPPHLIKVIEELARETNFSINRIREETANSVSYGTTCKIIKRVRDNER
- a CDS encoding AAA family ATPase; its protein translation is MNKTTFGRQHFILTKEHLRFEEFADACEQYRYIGLCYGKPGVGKSFSAWHYARWEVFKHYKLIDELDEKLEEGIKNCKAIYYSAPVANTPKRIAEYFDLHLLKFGNALAKVEGKANPTGLLREARYQCPLVIVDESDCLSYKSLEQLRHLYDEYGFGLILIGMPGFEKRLARYPQLYSRVGFAHEFRPLSADEMEFIFERNWQNLGLELDRNQFSDVEALKTIARVTNGNFRLIHRIFTQINRIQQINKFQRITQEVVLAARNCLVIGQA
- a CDS encoding DDE-type integrase/transposase/recombinase; the protein is MEALKKFKLIKPHLEQGIPLTHIAQEKQVPLRTMRRWAKRYREHGLSGLEAKPRCDKNRRRSVSEELEQMARAFALQKPRLNIATIHRKIAALAKQQGQAAPKYNVIYDIVQKMDPRLIALAHEGSVAYRNKYELIYRRETSCVNEIWQADHTLLDILLVDEKGNPTKPWLTIIEDDYSRAISGYYLSFDYPCAVNTALALRQAIWRKDNPQWQVCGIPEILYTDNGGDFISEHIEKVCASLKIRMINSIPGRPQGKGRVERFFLTLLQQLLEELPGYAPGDATRAKASLALEQFSVKLEDFIIHTYHQTPHSVTGVPPIERWLGDGFLPQLPESLEQLDLLLLTVPKSRKVHRDGIRFKQFRYMSPTLAAFVGEQVTVRYDPRDLAEIRVYLDGEFICPAICQDIAGQVVSLKEIKKARQKVKRGLRKEINDAKQLLRDTHNSSEPSPETSTIKKKSRLKLYRNE
- a CDS encoding recombinase family protein — encoded protein: MLIGYARVSTFDQNLDLQQDALKKAGCDRVIVDTASGKNAERPGLNTIKEILRQGDTLVVWRLDRLGRSLQGLIGWINYLDQKEVAFRSLQESIDTTTPTGKLVFHIFGALAEFERHLIQERTQAGLAAARARGRLGGRPMSLNEDKRKTVAQLYEDGKLQVMEICEMFGISKPTLYKYVAEAKANKMNSAK